The Erigeron canadensis isolate Cc75 chromosome 1, C_canadensis_v1, whole genome shotgun sequence genome segment TCGATTACATGGCTAAGGAGTTTTCAACCCGTGAAGGAACTCATAGTAAGCGATCTGTGAGTAAGACTGTTGCTAAGGTTGAGAGTGGTGAAGAGTCAAGGTTAGTTGCTGAAGTTAAGGCACTCTCAAAGCAAATGAATGAGAGGTTTGACATCCAAGATGCAAGGTTTCAAAGCATTAAGAGAATGTAAAGATCACAGCGGATGGATGTGACTGCTGTGGAGATATGCACTACTCAGAAGAAAGCCCGAACAAGCCGGCTCAGGAAGTTAGTTATGTTCAAAATCAGCAGCAGCGAAACTACAACCATAACACCGGTTATCAAAACCTGCaatcaggtacttcttatccCTCATCTTCATTTAATACTAACACCTATGGGTTTGGTGGCAATAGGTTCAGCAGGTTTAGCAATCAGCAAAATGCGAACGCTGAATTGAGAGAAATCATGAATGACTTGATCAGTGCTCAGAAAGCAACCAACGAGAAAGTGGAAGAACAATCCAAGAAGATTACTTCTGCATGGGATTCTATGACTACTCGTTTGGATGGTTTGAATCATAAGTTGGAGCAAAGTACAAAGAGCACTCACGCTACATTTCAAGATATAGAAGCTAAGCTCGAAAGGCTAGGAAATTCTAACAGGCAGCCCGGTACACTACCGAGCAATACTCAACAAAATCCTAAGCATCAGCAGAATAACCAAGGATCGGGATCGAAGTACAGCCATCCGAATGTTCGAAACGAGCAAGTGAATGCAATCACAATAAGAGCAGGTAATACTTATAATTCTGCAAATCCTTTACCTAGTGATATTACTCCTCTTGCGCAGGTTGAAGCTGATGAAGCTgttgatgatgagattgagATGGAGCCGAACCCAGCCGTGAAGACACCGACCGTTCCATCCAAGACTGTTGAGAAGACTACTTTTGAGAAACCACCGGTTACGCCGTATCAACTGAAGATACCGTTTCCTCAACGATTGTGGAAAGCGATGATCAAGGAGAATTTCAAGAAGTTTGTTGATTTGATccaaaatgttaacattactattcctttagttgatcttcttgcaggtatgccaAACTATGCAAAGTTTCTAAAGGAACTCATCTCGGACAAGAAGAAGTTAGAAGAAGCAAAGACAGCTGTAATGAGTGTCGAGGTGTCAACTATCATcaagaatgagattcctcctaagttggaagatccagggagttttcttatctcCTGTTCTTTTGGTGCTATATTGTATAAGGCACTAGCCGATCTAGGCGCTAGCATTAACTTAATGCCTTATTCTGTTTACAAAAAGTTGTCGTTAGTTGCATTGACCCCTACCCGCACGAGTATTAGGCTCGTGAATCcatcattccaatatcccatggggatagcgaAAGATTTGCAGATTAA includes the following:
- the LOC122584853 gene encoding uncharacterized protein LOC122584853, whose amino-acid sequence is MHYSEESPNKPAQEVSYVQNQQQRNYNHNTGYQNLQSGTSYPSSSFNTNTYGFGGNRFSRFSNQQNANAELREIMNDLISAQKATNEKVEEQSKKITSAWDSMTTRLDGLNHKLEQSTKSTHATFQDIEAKLERLGNSNRQPGTLPSNTQQNPKHQQNNQGSGSKYSHPNVRNEQVNAITIRAGNTYNSANPLPSDITPLAQVEADEAVDDEIEMEPNPAVKTPTVPSKTVEKTTFEKPPVTPYQLKIPFPQRLWKAMIKENFKKYAKLCKVSKGTHLGQEEALADLGASINLMPYSVYKKLSLVALTPTRTSIRLVNPSFQYPMGIAKDLQIKVGHMIFLVDFVILEMEADVNVPLILGRPFLMTADAIIQVKDKEISLGVADDRVIFDVDRALKHPYSCDESCFRIDVVEEEDALEKELMDFLDTEEGEALLACSEEEQELVGEMVQEIMALSIDKTPLEDETFEEITISGSTRVLTSVENPPIDLELKLLPDHLEYAYLEGTSFLPVVISSSLMED